The Lathyrus oleraceus cultivar Zhongwan6 chromosome 5, CAAS_Psat_ZW6_1.0, whole genome shotgun sequence genome includes the window CTGATGATATCCAGACTTCAAGTCAATCTTCGAGAATACCGATGCCCCCTTTAACAGGTCCATCAAGTCATTTATTCTAGGCAAAGGATACTTGTTTTTTACAGTAGCTTTATTAAGTTGTATGTAATCTACACAAAGTCTAGAAGAACCATCCTTCTTCTTAACAAACAAGACTGGAGCTCCCCATGGCGATACACTCGGTCTAATAAATTCCTTCTCTAACATCTCGTCTAACTGTTTCTTTAACTCAGCCATCTCTGAGGGTGACATTCAATAAGGAGATATAGAAATTAGTCCAGTGCCTGGAATCAAGTCTATAGGAAACTCCACTTCCCTAACTGGTGGTAAACCTAGAACCTCTTCTAGAAAAACTTCTGGGAATTCATAGACCACTAGAGGATTTCAACACTAGGGGTTTCTCCTTCTGACATAGAGAATAACATCATAAATTTTTGGGTGAGAGTTTCCACCTTTATGACTTCTCCACTATCTTCTCCAAACGTTAAAATTTTCTTCTTGCACCCCAAGTTTACATCGTTGGCTGATAACCAATCCATTCCTAAGATGACATCTAGGTCTTTTAGCGGGAGTACTACAAGATCTACTAAGAATCTTCTATTTTCTAAAATTACAGCGCAGTCTGCACAGACTGAACAAGTTACCATTCTTTCTCCCGAGGGAGTTCTAATGGTCAATTTATAGTTGAGATCAACAATTTCAAATCCCAAAATTTCCGCACAAGATGTAGATATAAATGAATGTGTAGCTCCTGAATCGTATAATACTGATACCAACTTATCTCCAATTAGACACATACCTTGGATTAACCCATCTGACTTTGAGATCTCAGCTCCTCTAATTGCAAATACTCTTCCTGTGGTTGGCTTGTTCTGATTTTGAGGTCCTTGACCAACATTTGGGCCTCCATTCCTTGCTCTCCCTACATCGTTATTGTTTATTAGGACGCTCTTCTGGCTTGTTGGTTGATTTTGTCCTTGGGGACAATCTTTGAGAAAATGGCCCTTCTGACCACAACGAAAACAAGCTCCAATATTTCTATTTGGACAATCTTTGTTAAGATGTGCCCTTCCACAACTGTAACACTTGAACATTAACCTCCTAGAATCCTGGTTATGATATGGTGTAGGCCTTTGATATGGCCTACCCCCTTGTTGGGTCCTTCCTCCATGGTATTGGTTAAAATGGCCCTTGTGATTGTTGTTGCAGGTTGGTACTCCTGATCCATATTGATTCTTCCTATTGTTAATTCCTTCCAACTCCAAACATCTTTCTATCAACTCACCAAAGCACATAATATGCAGAGGTAGAACCGCCCTCTAGATATCATATTTCAATCCATCTTGATACTTTTCACACATTCATTCTTCCCTTGGATGCAAGCGGTAAAATTCAGAATACTTTAGCAAGGATTCAAACTTCCTAGTATACTCTCCCATTGTCATCATACCTTGACGCAGGTTCTGGAATTCTCTCTCCTTCTCTTTCCTACATAGCTTTGGTAAATACTTCCCCAAAAATTCTTCTTTGAACAAGATCCAGTTGATCTCTCTTCCTTCCTCTTCCAATAATCTATGTTTTCCTCTCCACCAGGCTTCAGCGTTGCCTGTCAGCATGAATGTTGCATAACCGACTCTTCTATTCTCTCTACAGTGAGTGAACGAAAATATCTTCTCTATCTCTTGCAACCATTTCTCAGCACCCTCCAAATTAAAGTCACCACCAAATTGTGGTGGTTTACCTTTCAGAAACGAGTTCAACCCCGTATCTTCATGCACAGTTTCTCTTTGATGTTGCTGAAAAAGTTGATGATCACGAGTGATTTGCAGGATTTGAGCATTTTGTTGTGTTTGAACTAACACAGCCGCAACAAGTTCACGAACATCTCGAGTGTCAGCTTGATAATACCTTCTCTTTCACTCATCCACAAGACATAAAGAACATAATAAATATGTATATTTATATCCCAATGAATGATTCATCGATAAGGATTTTGTCAATTCTCTCACATGCAATGTTATGTTTAATATGTTGAATTAATGCTTAACGTTAGTTATGATTATATCTAGAATTTTGGCAAAGATAATCAATATTTAGTGTATAAACAAAAGCATATCAATTTATTCAATAACAACGATTACAAAAACCATGACCATGTTTCATTTAAAAACCTCTATTAATAAACCAAGCTAAGACTAGTAATGGTAAAACTATAACTATCATTATTGCTAAGAAATCTTTACCTAATTCTTCATGCTTGATAATACCAATAAGAAACAAGATAATGACAAGAAGAGTGATGAATAAAAGAAAACATTTAGCCATTTGTAAGGTATGGATAAGTACTTTGAAATTGATATGAAAATAATGAATAGGTGTGAAGTATTTATATAGTGAATTTTGTGAAGTGTCTGTTACGTTACCGTTGGGTTTGTGACCGTTGGGGGAAAAAGAAAGAAGAATAAGTTAAGTGTGTTAAAGACGCTTCCTAGATCAGTATATTAAAAGGCTATCAAGAGGAAGACTCAACACACAAAAGAAAAGTTATCATCCGGTTTGGAATCCAACTTGATACAGTCAGTATAACTCTAGACACTTACAGTCCGAGCTGAATTGACCAGCTCTGATACCATTAAATGAGACAGCCTATGTCCCATTAGtgaaattctaaaataaaatacagaaaatttaaaatttttaaataacaagactgaattaattaaaatatactACTTCACATATATATGCTTCAAATATGTTTTACATAAAGTTTGACACCGTTAAGACTAGTGGCCTTGCCACATAGATAAAACTTAAAATAAAAGTACATGAAGAAAATCAAAAGAAAGCTTAACAGAAGGACCTCCTAAGTCCAACAGGACTGGAACTTATACTGACTGTATATAATATTACGTAGTAGTAACGATGTGATAAGCGTTTGACAAAACGCTAGCAACCTTCAGCCTTGACATTATCGTAATCTGTCACTCCATAGCCTTCCCTCCTAAATGGTCTAGCTCGTCGCCTGATCGTCATAGATCAATCCAAAGATGCAAGACAAAAAGAATACAGGGCTAAAATTTACGTACAAGTTTAAAAGTGGGAATAGGATGTAAAatagtaatatatatatatatatatatatatatatatatatatatatatatatatatatatatatatatatatatatatatatatatatatgtatatatatgacAACCACAATTATTCGAACAAGCGTATCTTTATCCCATATTTACCTATACTCTATAAGTGTTTATTCTAATGCATCCCTGAACAATATGCTGACTCAGGCCACTAAACACTGTCAAGGATACCTATCCCATATACCAACATCAGATATCACAAGACCACATTCCACCAACGTACTCCCAATTAGCAAGAGCTACGCCACATAACTTCACATGGAGTCCAAGTGTTATAAGTCGATCGTCCCTGAGGATTCAGGCCAAGACCCTCGTCTTGCCTAGCATGCATAAATAATAATCCCCGTCGGGATTGTAGGCGACTGATCAACCTCGTACGTCCCATACCGCACGATAGTGGACTTACACATTCCTCAATGCAGGTCTATTTGATCACTCAACCATCTTGTAGCAACTCTCAACCATAAGTATTTAGTTAATATTTGGGAAATATCGTATCAACCTTTCAGGTCATAGTTATTACCTAATTACTTCGGTTGAGTGCCAAATCCATTAAATGTCTTGTCTATTTCTCCTTGGCGTGATCCTTATCTCTATATAACTAGTTCAGTTTATACAGTGAGTAATGTATGGTTGACTTCCCAGGTAAGAGAGGTGGATCGTAAAGGACATGGTCGACCAAGTCTTTTTCTTAGCCAGAACCCAACCGAATACAACTACTCAATGTATCCAACTTCCCTGATTTCATTGGTGATCTAAACTTAATATCTAATCAatgttgttgtttctctcctTAATAGATCATTTTCTTAGTCTATCAATCACTATCATTCAagtataaataaaataaataattagACAATTAATCAAACAATGTAAGCACAATACAACCTCAAATTGTCATAGATCATTCTTATGATAAATAATTAAGGTCGGCATAACTTCTTTTAGTGATTTGGGAAAATCATTATTCGAGAATAGGCTCTCCTTACTTATTTATCGCAAGTAGGGCTTGGTcaccactacacacacacacacatatatatatatatatatatatatatatatatatatatatatatatatatatatatatatatatatatatatatatatatatatatatatatatatatatatatatatatatatatatatatatatatatatatatatatatatatatatatatatatatatatatatatatatatatatatatatatatatattaagcTATTTTACGCTAACCGTCCCAACGTATACGAGACCTTGCCCCCACCTTTTGTTGTTGATCGTTGTTGAAAGTCCACGAGCGTTTtctctgatgttttctcataaCCTAATTTACGATAACAGTTAAATTGTAcgaaatttataaaataattagaatataatttacggttaaataaacataatcccgttacaaattaaaatatttatttatttaaaatatttaataataacCTCCATTATATTTAAATCGTTATTAAATTCAAGTATAAATTAGACTATACTCCCGATTGGATTTGTTTGTTTTAGAAAATTATCAAGAGTGTATTCctaataatattttaattttataataataCTTGGGCATTATAACAACTTAAAATGGTAAAATTTATCTTGGACTTTATAAGTTCAATATCTCGACGTTTGAATGGAAATTTAAGTCGAAATCTTAAAATAATCTTTATATGAAtaacataattaaaataattaaattataacGGCTTACCGgttacttatgaaaatgatttgagCAGAACTTTGATGTATCAAATTCCTTTAAAACTTTAGAAGAAATTTGACCCCAAAATAACTCTAAAAACTACAAACCGACACCGTGAAAACTTCGACAACTAAAACTAATATTTCTACATGAAGAAACTAGAGAAAGAAGGAACTAAAGAGGTAAGAAAGATGATTtgtgaatgaatgaatgaaaatggGGTGAGAAATGCCCCTATTTATACTAGTTGTAAGATATTAAAATAATGtaaatttatctacttttgcCCATGCTTTCTAACTTTTCAACTTTTGTAGTAAATATGTCTTTATCAAATATTTATAAGTCTTGCATGAATAGTTTTATAGATGTTCTAATATGACTTTGTGAAAATAGTTGGTGAGAAATGTATGGAAGTTTGATTTTCTACTATTTCATGACATATGATCATGTAGAATattaatagaaaaataaaatatatttcttttataaaatgaaatgataagtataataataataataataataataataataataataataataataataacaacaacaaggATAATTATTTAATACATTTATTAACTTATGGTTATTTTATTTACTATTTTTTTTGAAGATTAGTTTGTAGAGTAAAAGAGTGATATTCAAATCAAATAACATCAAATAATATAATAACAAAACAAcaaaagtaataataataaaaataatatggATAATTAATTAACTTAAAATTAAGTATTTAAATGACTAATTTCAAAGTTTAGTTTGTAAAATAAAATGATGATATTCAAATtgaataataatattaat containing:
- the LOC127079049 gene encoding uncharacterized protein LOC127079049, producing MAKCFLLFITLLVIILFLIGIIKHEELGKDFLAIMIVIVLPLLVLAWFINRDIIITNRRYYQADTRDVRELVAAVLVQTQQNAQILQITRDHQLFQQHQRETVHEDTGLNSFLKGKPPQFGGDFNLEGAEKWLQEIEKIFSFTHCRENRRVGYATFMLTGNAEAWWRGKHRLLEEEGREINWILFKEEFLGKYLPKLCRKEKEREFQNLRQERCLELEGINNRKNQYGSGVPTCNNNHKGHFNQYHGGRTQQGGRPYQRPTPYHNQDSRRLMFKCYSCGRAHLNKDCPNRNIGACFRCGQKGHFLKDCPQGQNQPTSQKSVLINNNDVGRARNGGPNVGQGPQNQNKPTTGRVFAIRGAEISKSDGLIQGMCLIGDKLVSVLYDSGATHSFISTSCAEILGFEIVDLNYKLTIRTPSGERMVTCSVCADCAVILENRRFLVDLVVLPLKDLDVILGMDWLSANDVNLGCKKKILTFGEDSGEVIKVETLTQKFMMLFSMSEGETPSVEIL